aggtgtttACCACTTCCACATTGATCCCATCAAATAAAGACTGGTAGCAGAATGGGCTTTGACCTGCGGAAATcaaccaccatctccttggtctttaaagtgttgagttgaaggtggttgagtttgcaccattgcacaaagtcctccaccaggctcctgtactcctcctcttgttcgtccctgatacaccccacaattgcagtatcatcagagaacttctgcatgtggcatgactcggtgttgtagcagaagtcagatgtgtacagggtgaacaggactggagagagcgcagttccctgtggagctccggtgctgctgatcacagtgtctgagagacagttcttcagtctcaCAAACTGTTACCAGGTGagtgtccacacccatctgcaagagcttgtctctcagtctgaggggttggatggtgttaaaagcacttgagaaatcaaagaacatgattctcacagcacttttccccttgtctaggtgaggatgtgtcctgtgtatgagataagtgatggcattgtCCACGCCGATGACATTCACTCACCTCCCCTTGTAGTCCTCCCTGCGGCCTATAACCAGGAAAGTCTTCCCCACCTCCAAAGCCAGCTTATCTCTGCAGGTGGGATAGCCAGCGAACTCACGCCTAGCACCTTCATGGACCTTGTCAGCACCTGACAGAGACAGAAGCAGCAGATGGGGGAGACATAGAGAGGATATAATGGTGGTGACTTTACGGAGTACAATTACAATTGTTCAGATTTGACCGCGAACACAAAAGGATTGTGGTAGAAGGAGGATCTAGAAGATAGTAGAAGAAAGGAAGTGCATGGTAAGTGCAttgtaagtgcatgttaggCATGTTGGGTTGTTAGATGTGTTAGGAAAGGAGGAGTTGGGTCTTCAAGCTGCGAGAGATAACTGTGACCTGTACAAAGAGCATGAGGCGGGGTCAACAAGGTCAGAGAGGGTCAGatggtcatcatcatcatcaatcatGGCACACGTTTCTTGCAAATCACATCAATTTAGACACCTCACTCTCAGTGAGAGTggtaaatgaaataaatgatgCACCACAAACTGAAGGAGACTGAGTATATGCAGTAGGACTGCACCATGGAGACTGAGTATACAGTAGCAGACTGAGTATACAGTATGCAGTAGTACTGCTCCATGGAGACTGAGTATACAGTGTGCAGTAGGAATGCTCCATGGAGACTGAGTATACAGAGTACTGCACCATGGAGACTGAGTATATGCAGTAGTACTGCACCATGGAGACTGAGTATACAGTGTGCAGTAGGAATGCTCCATGGAGACTGAGTATACAGAGTACTGCACCATGGAGACTGAGTATATGCAGTAGTACTGCACCATGGAGACTGAGTATACAGTATGCAGTAGGACTGCACCATGGAGACTGAGTGAGTATACAGTATGCAGTAGGACTGCACCATGGAGACTGAGTGAGTATACAGTATGCAGTAGGACTGCTCCATGGAGACTGAGTATACAGTATGCAGTAGGACTGCACCATGGAGACTGAGTATACAGTATGCAGTAGGACTGCAACATGGAGACTgagtatgcagtatgcagtagaAATGCTCCATGTTGGGTCTCTTGTTACACCCGAGCTGGGGGAGACAGGTTGTGACAGCATGACAGCTAGGAATGCAGCTAGGAAAgtgtagaccctttcaacaataaaaacaaaaacaatgcttgaatgttctatttggttcccaatctacttcctctgcattaagataacatatggaatgttaaaaaggaagtcttgtggggccaactatgatgctgataatggaactctcttgaaagggtccatagataTACCTTCCCTGATCACCTGGTCGATCCTCATGTGGTGGGTCAGACTCATCTTTTCCACTGTGACTTGGTAAACTGTGGAGAGCACCAATGACCACAATGAGGAATAGTCCGTTTCACTAGAAcatcaggaaacacacacacaaacacacagacacttgcaATCAAGCAACACCATGGATGAGTATTTACCATAGTTTGTGTCTTTATGGCAGATTCTATTTGACCTTTCCTCTTTATCAATCTTTCCagtcttcagagtgctgcaggcCTCTGtaatcacaggtaaacacataAGCTATCTCTCActtacaaacgcacacacacacacacacaaacacacatgcacacacacacaaacacacacacacacacacagtcttgagttttaccttttttaacatttaactTTACTTCAGTGAACACATCATATCTCCCAAACCCTGTGGTAACCCCACACCAGTACTGTCCAGAATCCTCTGGTCAGTCCAGTGATGGTCACAGTGAAGACTCCAGCAGTGGTGTCATCATGCAGAGAAAATCTTCCATTGATTGCTTTGGTCTGACCTGCTTCAGTCCTGATTAGAATGTCTTTAATCCCCCAGATGCACCTTCCTCTGCAACTTGGAGTATCTTCTATCATAGGGGCATCTGATCACTGCTGATCTGCCTACATATCCATCCACCTGGATCACAGACTCCACAGGAtgaacacctacacacacacacacacacacacacacacacacacacacacacagtcttgagTTTTACCCATTTGACTTCAGTGAACACATCATATCTTCCAACCCTGTGGTAACCCCACACCAGTACTGTCCAGAATCCTCTGGTCAGTCCAGTGATGGTCACAGTGAAGACTCCAGCAGTGGTGTCATCATGCAGAGAAAATCTTCCATTGATTGCTTTGGTCTGACCTGCTTCAGTCCTGATTAGAATGTCTTTAATCCCCAGATGCACCTTCCCTCTGCAGAGGTACTTGGAGTATCCCACATAACTTCTATCATAGGGGCATCTGATCTCTGCTGATTTACCTACATATCCAGTCACCTGGATCATAGACTCCACAGGAtggacacctacacacacacacacacacacacacacacaccaacacacacacacacacagtcttgagttttaccttttttaacatttaactTTACTTCAGTGAACACATCATATCTTCCAAACCCTGTGGTAACCCCACACCAGTACTGTCCAGAATCCTCTGGTCAGTCCAGTGATGGTCACAGTGAAGACTCCAGCAGTGGTGTCATCATGCAGAGAAAATCTTCCATTGATTGCTTTGGTCTGACCTGCTTCAGTCCTGATTAGAATGTCTTTAATCCCCCAGATGCACCTTCCTCTGCAGAGGTACTTGGAGTATCCCACATAACTTCTATCATAGGGGCATCTGATCTCTGCTGATTTACCTACATATCCAGTCACCTGGATCATAGACTCCACAGGAtggacacctacacacacacacacacacacacacacacacacacacacacacacacattaagggaGAAATGGAAATCAAGTAATGACTCATATGATACAATgtccgattttttttttaaagaaatacatTTTCAAACAGTGACAAATCTTGGAGGTGAGCACTAACCACTGATGGTTGCCTTCCTGACATGCTCAGACTGGGAGGCGTTGGAAGCTGAAGGTGAAAATGAAGGTGCTGATGACACAGTTTGGAGGTTAGGAGCCAGCGTCACATAGCTGAGGGGTCAGAGTTGAAAGGTCAAAGGTTAACCCGGTTAACGAGGAAGAATACAAGAGTAACGCAACGGgttcatcttttttttccagTGGAGTCTGTAGATCATGCAGATGTGCATAATCAGACATATAGACTTGAATGTATATACCATAGTCAGTTTTGTTGTTGAATTAGGTTAGggtggattagctaagggccGTGAGCAAACGCTTCCCAAgtaccactgcacatttttctcatACCACCCCACGGTatctgagtgacattcgaatgagttgacggtcatattcacaactaagagaccactgcaaatttgaatatgattgtcaactcattcgaatgtcactaaCGTTATTGTGTTGCAATAGCTCATGTATTGTAtatatcttcttttcttttctgtttctaTTTAAAGGTCTTTCACCTGTTGACCTATGGTGCCGCTACCAATTCTAACTGCTACTGAAAATATGCAGACATATAGACTTTAATGTATATACAAGTGTTTCCCAGACATTTTTCAGTGCCATATCTAGATACGTAATAGCACCTACTAGGTCTggcctactaccactactattaCAGGGATTGGTGATGCACTGACTCCTCAGTTTCCCACAATTCTGCAATCTCAATTACACATGAAACaatattaaatattttcaaaGCTGTAAAATTCTCGCTCAgttttgtacaaacacacaacctcagccttttctcatcctgctttgaacacagttgtgttgcattttgagcatcATCAGCGTGGAAAGTTGGAGATGACTACCGAAAAGATATGTTTTAATGCGCATCCAAGACTTTGGGGATATTCTCGCATGCTACGCAGTCGTCACTTTTCAGCATAGTAAACTGTTCCTGTATTTCTAAAGAGAGATGTTGTAGGATacgttgcgttgcagacaaatCTGGATCCATAATAACACCGTCAATTCCAATGTAAAAGtagcaaataactcaagtcgttattgtagcctatttgtggAGGTTTCTGTATTTGGAAAGTTGAATCCGCATTTTCCTCTGGAGTTaaatgtttgcttgtttgtaggCCTTATTACTAAGGCTGTGTATTGATGTTGTGACAGGCTATATTGTAAGAATGGAACAAGAGGCATTTGGTCAATAGCCAAAAGATAATGAgcctttattgtaggctagcctagtagAGTTCACAAGGTGGAAAACGAAAGGAAATAATAGCGTTTAAAACGTctatttaaattgtagcctgatATAATGCACTGTAGTGCATTTTAAATCCAAAATaataaggaatgtgaggaggttgctattaactttaaagagtgcaTTTACAATCAAAACGATCTACAGCCTATGACGCAAATTGAATAGCCATGTCCGGTATACGGATGCCTGCATTAGTTGACAGCACGGtaactagattttaatcggtcaaGCTGAAGCGCTGGTGTCCGTTAATGTTCATGCAAaaaggctgattcatgtcccttgcattttgcaactgcgaggtccatGGCAAGCGCCCCatagaaatgtttcattttgcgagtCAGATGTCCACACTGTCCCCTCTGCAAAGCATTCGCCCCcctcagtttcagagctattctaaatgcaaaattgcacaTGGGCTGACTGTAGTTAACAAGCTAGATCCTAAAAGAAAACTGTTAGCATTCATTCAAacaactttcacacacacatacacagagagagagagagagagagagagagagagagagagagagagacagagagagagacagagagagaggcagagaccgagagagatacacacaaactGTATATGCTTTAAACCaccaagaatgtgtgtgtaccaggCTACTCACAGTGGGTCACATGTTGAGAgagcggggagagagagagccacagcggccacacacaccaccaccaagtCCACACTCATCCTGTACCGCCTGTCTGATGCTGGGTGCAGTTCTGAGTTCTACCCCTAACTCTGTACTGCCTGTCTGATCCTGGGTCTGTGCAGTTCTAAGTTCTACCCCAAACTCTGTACTGCCTGTCTGATCCTGGGTCTGGGCAGTAAGTGTCTTAGCTCTCCCCAAACGATTTATCTGTACCGACAAGCCCCCCCTTTCCCCCCACAAAAAAAAGGCAGACTTACACTTCCTGTTAGAGTGGTTGgggaatatttgtgtgtgtgtgtgtgtgtgtgtgtcgtgaccAGCTCTGGGTCGGCTAGGAAGGGTTGGAGGCGAAGGTGGCTACCGGCCTTGGCGGAGAGCTTTACAGAACCCTCCCGCCCCGACATCGCCGTTTCCCAGGGCCGCGGACATAGTGTCTCTgcgcccctctctcccctcggGGAGAGACAGGGCCCCACGTCCCTGACGCGGCTGTCAACCGTGCCGGACTGTCCTCAGTCCGTGCCTAGCTAATGCTGGGTCAAATCTTGATCACTGACCTCCCTAGAAAGGATGATTGGCAAGAAGAGAAATGACACAGCCACAGTGACCAACGGCTGACCAAATCAGCATTTCTCAACAGCTCTGTCTGGCAGAGATAAATAAAGGATGACCAAGACGTGTTCACCATGAGGGCAGCAGAAATGGCTTCAACAGTaacagcaacaaacacacaatagcttCGGTTCATACATGAGACACTTAGCACCttgcctgactttgcacttcaTTGACATGATTGCCTCTCATTTAAATTAGGGGTCTTAGGAGTTAGTGGTTTAATTTCTCCTTCCTATCTAACACATCTTCTATCTGCTCAGAACAGACTGTGTTTCAGAGACTAGTCAATACATTactagaaataaaaaaaaatcaaaagaaattaagaaatcaaaaaacgCACAATCGTGCCAGAAAATGTATCTGAACTTTGAAACAATTGAAGCCATAGATTTAGATCTTCTATCTAGAAGCCATAGCCAACAATTGAAGCCATAGATTTAGAAGGGTCCTGTGGTAAAACTCCTGGTAATTTTGCATTGGCGTTAAAACATCATAAAGATCTATGAGCGTCTCTATGTTTTTCCTACATTCCATTTAACCAGCATGTTAATCACTCACTGCAGGTACCTGTAGAGTGTAGTTCCTGTCACCCCTGAGGGAGAAGGAAAGCACTGTCATTTTGCATCCATCCTTTAACCCAAGTAACCTAACTGTATCTACATGTAAACAACATATTCTATTGTTGTAAAATGTAGCATAATTGGTAAAGTTGAAAAAGTTCAAATGAATAAAGTACAGGAAGAACATATGgatgagaggagtggagaagacaagaagacaggagaggagctCTGATGCCACACTAAGTGCAACCAGAAAggatggtgtctgtgtgtgtgtgtgtgtgtgtgtgtgtgtctgtgtgtctgtgtgtgtgtgtgtgtctgtgtgtttgtgtgtgtgtgtttgtgtgtgtgagagagagtgcaaccTGGTGACAACATACTGTACTACTGGCCCTGCAAGAAAGGATGGTTTGGCAAGAGGAGAAGTGACACAGCAActataacctgtgtgtgtgtgtgtgtctatgtctgtgtgtataaccACGGCCGGCCAGCCTGTCCTGCAGGAGCTGGGCCTTACTCAACAGCTCCGCTTGAcagagatcagagagagagatcagatgACTGAACTCttgacgcacacgcacaaagttaaaaaaataaaagaaagaaatacaaaCACTGTTCATTTTTTCTAAGCAAATATTATAGAGGACAAGCTCTTATTTCTCACAGACCCACATGCGGATATTTCACCTACAATACAAATTACAATTGTATGTGCATGAAAGTAAGTACATAACATTTGTTTCAATCTACAATTTGGTAACAAGGAGACATAACATTCTTTGtttgcaggggtgtgtgtgtgtgtgtgtgtgtgtgctgtaaataaACCCTCCCTTTATGCACACATTTTcttttgcgcacacacacacacacacacacacacacgacacacacacacacacgacacacacgacacacaaagATTCATCCTCTATTCCTGATGCAAACACTTTTCTCCTTCTGCTGTGTCCCACCCCAAGTCAAACTTGCCTTATTTTGTGTTGCATTTCACATGACTTCTCCATCCCCATATATTTAAGCTAAGtggcaagacagacagacattgcAACACATCCAGTGGCTTGGCTTCTATTGCGCACCCATAAATTAGATAAATACATTTAGACTTCAGACATACATTAAGACACAGATTTCACATGTACACATTAGAAACACACTGTGTGACTCTCCCCTGTGACTGGGTTTgcagctcagacacagactTCGCACGTACATTAGAAACACACTGTGTGACTCTAGTacaaaaaaaatctctctcttctttggcGAGCCACTTGTGAATGAAAGTTTTGTCAGCAAAGGATTTTGCTGTGCGACATGTGTCTTGCTCCCCATTCCCAAGCCATGAACAAAAatcagtggtgtttgtgtgtgccaacTCTCCTTGCAACAGCTGAAGGAGGACACAGGTGTAAGAAGAGGTCCAATCTGTCGCCtggtttctgtgtgagtgtgagtatgtgtgagtgtgagtgtgagtgtgagtgtgagtgtgtaccaACTCTCCTTGCAACAGCTGAAGGAGGACACAGGTGTAAGAAGAGGTCCAATCTGTCGCCtggtttctgtgtgagtgtgagtgtgagtatgtgtgtgtatgtgtatgtgtgtgtgtgtgtgtgtgtgtgtgtgtgtatgtgtgtttgtgtgccaacTCTCCTTGCAACAGCTGAAGGAGGACACAGGTGTAAGAAGAGGTCCAATCTGTCGCCTGGTTTCTGCACTGCTATTGGTCAATCAAGGCCTCCTGTTTCCTGCTTCACACTTGATCCATGACCGCCTCAGCTTCACAACTCATCAGTCACACAAATGCTCGCGTGGCATCTCAGCTTCACTCGATGGCTGGATGATTTAGTCCACCTTAACTCCGAACTCCACTCAACCACCGACTCCGCTCATCTTACACCTCTGCTCCCCGATTGGTCAGTACCCCCCCAATCATCGTCCACCGCCGCTCTCTGATTGGTCAGTCTGATTGCCCATCTCTCGCGCCTCTCTCACTGATTGGTCAGATGAGGCGCTCCTCCTTGGGCAGGGGCAGTGCCAGGCCGGGTCTCTCGGCCCCGTGCTGCAGGTGCTGGTTCGGGTTCTGGTGGCGCGCCTGCTTCTTCTCCTCGTGGCTCGGCTGGTAGCTGCCCTCCGCACGGCGCTTGCGCAGGACGCAGGTCAGCAGGGTCAGAGCCGTCAGGACCACCAGGGCCACTGGGGCCAGCCACCCTCCCCACCGCACCCTgcagacatacacgcacacacacacacacacacacgcgcgcgcgcacacacacacacacacacacacagtacacatttaCCATGAACAATACATAATTCAGCTACATTAAAAATATATCAATATTGCAACAAGAGTCAATTCTATCTAttacaataaataatataaatatactataataaataatatgaaAACAACTTTCCTGCAACTTTTCCTGTTGGGCACAATCAGTCAAGATTATGTAATTTAGCCATGAACATGACATTTGTGTAAAAAAGTATTACATAGttgcattatatatttatttaattattttaattaattaacattgctttgtagaaatttgctttcactttgacaatAAAGAGGGCTTTTTTggtaaattattgtaaaaaaggcaaaattaaaatgattaagattccatttataaaagcaggAAAAGAGAAAATATAGGcatttataggcactgtatatcTCAGTCAGTGATATCCACAGTTTACCGAGACACATTGAATAATTTCCTACAagacatttattgtttattgtctATTGTTTATAGGATCCCCATTAGCTGGGGCATTAGTCTAACATTAATTTGTTTCCCTCTTGAGATTTCTCCCCTACGTTTTCTGTAGTAGTCCTCCACTGATCAGAGATAATGAGCTGATCACCTAGTGAGGTAGGGCACTCGGGAGAATATAAAACTGAGTCTGAATGTGGTTTTCAATTCACCACTACATTTTAAATGTGCCTCATTGCATTTGCACCTTAATGGGCCGAATGAGTGGGCAGAAATAGGGCACACACCAGCCCAGTACCAAAACTCTGAGCACAGTAAACAAAATCAGGTATTTTAGGCAATAAATGCTTTTGGTAAGAGCCAAAACATATTTTGTCTAAATCTACACACCTCTCaccaactgaaaaatgtaaCTTCATCAagtattaaaacattttttttctgttttcacaTTGTCCTTTTAcgatatgtatgtgtatgtatgtatgtatgtatgtatgtatgtatgtatgtatttcatGCATCCATCTATCAATCAACAAATAGAGATGAAGGGACAACTTACACAGTTAGCATAGTGTGTGGCCAGGCCGCTGATGTCCAGGGCTACCGTGCATCTCTCtgcagagggacacagagacgGGAGGGGGAGGTTGATTACACTGCCATTGGTAAACTGGTCAACACTGGTTAATCAGGGCCCCAGCCgtggtgcaactggctggggcacctgcactgtatGCCGGTGAAGCAGGTTCGATTCTCGCCCGACTCTCtttcccactcgcttcctgtcattctcaacTGTCCCatcacattaaaggcataaaaagcccccccaaaaaaaaaaaaaaaacactggttAATCAGTGTCTGATTACACTGCCATTGGTCAACTTGTCAACACTGGTTGATCAGTGTCTGAACAGGGTACATTCCTGTTACCCGCATGATCAATGGCACATtgattcacattcacacacagaaacacacatgcgaTTATACAGAcatgctctccatctctctctctccctcacgccAGTGCATGAATACACAAGGAtgcttctccctgtctctttttcagctcaaat
This window of the Alosa alosa isolate M-15738 ecotype Scorff River chromosome 7, AALO_Geno_1.1, whole genome shotgun sequence genome carries:
- the crb3b gene encoding protein crumbs homolog 3b, producing MLTVVRWGGWLAPVALVVLTALTLLTCVLRKRRAEGSYQPSHEEKKQARHQNPNQHLQHGAERPGLALPLPKEERLI